The sequence AATAGGCGGTGGCAGCCTATTAATAATTTTATTAGTTTCTTTTTTTGGCTTTGGGCAGCAAAAAGCTCAGGGAATCAATCTATTATATTTTCTTCCGACTGCAGCCGCCGCACTCTTTATACATTTAAAAGAGCATAATATTGAAAAAAAAACTGCAGCATTAACTGCTGCAAGCGGAATTATAACTGCTTATGCTGCGAGCCTTATAGCACTTAGAACAGACCCCGCACTTCTTAGAAAAATTTTCGCACTTCTTGTTATGATTACAGGAATAAGTGAATTGCTAAAAAAACCCGATTAAAACTTGAAAAATATTTCCTATAATGATATATTTTTATTAATATGTAAATATATAAAAATATTGAGTAAAAGTTTGGAGGATTTAAATGAGAAATCAAAAAGGTTTTTTTGCAATCATTATCTGCATGGTATTAATTATTACAGCTTTACCGGCAAGTGCGACGAATAATGCAATCACAACTATTGTAAAGCCTATTCTTGACTATGATGATACCCTTGGATTTTCTGAAGGGATGGCTTGTGTCAGTAAAGATGGAAAGTATGGTTTTGTTGATACGGCAGGCAAAGAAGTTGTCTCTCCCCAATATGATTATGCTGATTTCTATAGTGAAGGCTTGGCGGGAGTGTATGTTGGGGATAGTGAACAGAAGGGCGGATTTATTGACAAAGAAGGTAATGTGATCGTTCCTTTAATTTATGACTATGTAGATTACTTCTCAGAAGGATTGGCGGCAGTTGCCAAAGGGAATTATATAGATGAAGATATGAAATGGGGATTTGTTGACAAAACAGGCAAAGAGGTAGTTGCCCCGAAATATGATAATGTTACTTATTTTTCTGATGGTTTATGTGCTGTGACGCTTAACGGTAAAAGCGGTTTTATAGATGGTAACGGGAACGAAGTTATTCCTTTAAAATATGACCGTGTAGGCAATTTTTCAGAGGGTCTTGCGGTAGTAAAATTAAAGGGAAAGTATGGTTATATAGACAAGACCGGAAATGAAATTATTCCTCCGCAGTTTAGCTATGCATATGTTTTTTCTGAAGGACTTGCCGCCGTAAGAATAGGAAAAGATTACGATGGGAAATTCGGTTTTATCGATAAAACGGGAAATTTAGTAGTTCCTGCAAAATATGATTTTGTAAGCGGATTTCAGGACGGATATGCTATTGCCTCTATGAATTATGAAGAGAGCGTTATCAACAAAAACGGGAAAGCTGTAATTGATCCGAAATATTATGTGATTGGACATAACGAAGGCATGTTCAATGTCGAACTTGGTGGTAAATGTGGTTTTGTTAATGATCAGGGCAAGTTGGTTATATATCCAAAATATAATGACGCGGGCAATTTCAGCGAAGGCTTAGCCGCGGTTGAA comes from Bacillota bacterium and encodes:
- a CDS encoding sulfite exporter TauE/SafE family protein — protein: MDNILLALTSAITGVLSGMGIGGGSLLIILLVSFFGFGQQKAQGINLLYFLPTAAAALFIHLKEHNIEKKTAALTAASGIITAYAASLIALRTDPALLRKIFALLVMITGISELLKKPD
- a CDS encoding WG repeat-containing protein, which produces MRNQKGFFAIIICMVLIITALPASATNNAITTIVKPILDYDDTLGFSEGMACVSKDGKYGFVDTAGKEVVSPQYDYADFYSEGLAGVYVGDSEQKGGFIDKEGNVIVPLIYDYVDYFSEGLAAVAKGNYIDEDMKWGFVDKTGKEVVAPKYDNVTYFSDGLCAVTLNGKSGFIDGNGNEVIPLKYDRVGNFSEGLAVVKLKGKYGYIDKTGNEIIPPQFSYAYVFSEGLAAVRIGKDYDGKFGFIDKTGNLVVPAKYDFVSGFQDGYAIASMNYEESVINKNGKAVIDPKYYVIGHNEGMFNVELGGKCGFVNDQGKLVIYPKYNDAGNFSEGLAAVELGGYENGKWGFIDKTGKRVVPIKYDLVYDVENSLAAVVNNARFGIIDISGNEALPFDYDYISDFNEGLAWTESNGKWGIIKYSNGYNKTKSYKYYPNDFYLPGLYNSDVSRENTKKDLFNYNSSLHNKSLYLQKIRG